In Aristaeella hokkaidonensis, the following are encoded in one genomic region:
- a CDS encoding 2'-5' RNA ligase family protein, protein MKKTEDNTMAEKALYILAGYDDRTEEILSGLQNKLYDQGFSGLQTKDIPMHFTMGSYAVEQEDELKNRLEKIAETHRAFDTAFNHVGLFRLPENDVLFVAPEVSREMLALKAEFSDNRDQFSWSPHTTMLIDKPAVIQEATQSVLTEFRSFSGKVAVLHLYEFWPTRHILSVRLAD, encoded by the coding sequence TTGAAAAAGACTGAGGATAACACCATGGCAGAGAAGGCACTGTATATACTCGCAGGGTATGATGACCGGACCGAAGAAATTCTTTCCGGCCTCCAGAACAAACTGTATGATCAGGGCTTTTCCGGCCTGCAGACCAAGGATATTCCCATGCATTTCACCATGGGTTCCTATGCGGTCGAACAGGAAGACGAACTGAAAAACCGTCTGGAAAAGATTGCGGAAACGCACAGGGCTTTTGATACAGCGTTTAATCACGTCGGACTCTTCCGTCTGCCGGAAAACGACGTCCTGTTTGTCGCCCCGGAAGTCAGCAGGGAGATGCTGGCATTGAAGGCTGAATTCAGCGATAACAGGGATCAGTTCAGCTGGTCTCCCCATACCACCATGCTGATCGATAAACCGGCTGTCATTCAGGAAGCAACCCAGTCTGTGCTGACAGAATTCAGATCTTTCAGTGGAAAAGTTGCGGTTCTGCATTTATACGAATTCTGGCCGACGAGACATATCCTTTCTGTGCGGCTTGCAGACTGA
- a CDS encoding DUF2142 domain-containing protein: MISKLIKKHIGRIGTLLLASVLLAVLLEFLQIHNQPPAYENNLQVVQEADLLDFSQAELTNAYLDGGSLKTGGEGSTILLRFQPAKELSYLQIEAKKHVRSPFPIRVYWSKDGETFSETNMIEIQAIPESVAWSGTIPEDEYAALKIEMDNKMTIRFLKCRAEVKEKVPVREQMRLWRIGIMIPGLFLILSLLCWFRTGKRLTAAVQQMISFLKESGWRTPLRFIIFLTLSFLAYVLIRWLISGAFFGKVNVPQQLFCILAGLTAGLLLSFPKTLGRKPERLFVLFCLLSGWMILYLFPNDLTVNWDMEYHFEQTHLYSYLGEERLTNPDMSIIFMEGSHDSFEWEERIKSQESQQEQYELGVFYTERKGLMLNSIYEIFPAAGMYMGRLLHLSWPWTMYFAKLFNLLTVAACGFFAIRRLKNGKMILACVMLIPTNIFLASVFSYDHGVTSFMALGLSYYFAEWQEAEKKLTYRNAFVILGSLTIALLTKAFYAPVLLFTAIMPRGKWAESREEKLQYISRKRYFLFSGLVLLISLIPYILPLLQGNVVTDMRGGTSTTPMEQIRFILEDPLRYLQIMFNCQKECFNPANSAGILTFFAYEGIGPGWQVLCVLLALVALTDKKPSDRLLERKPFIRILGLFLFYISTCIICFCLYITFTEVGASYINGVQCRYFLPFVFPVLMLAASGFAAKMINVDREWKQQLYNGIAYSVSLIVLFINIYINCISKFS; encoded by the coding sequence ATGATATCAAAGCTAATCAAAAAGCATATTGGTCGAATTGGAACGCTGCTGCTGGCCAGCGTGCTGCTGGCAGTACTGCTGGAGTTCCTTCAGATCCACAACCAGCCGCCGGCCTATGAAAATAATTTACAGGTTGTCCAGGAGGCTGACCTGCTGGATTTTTCACAGGCAGAGCTGACAAACGCTTATCTGGACGGGGGAAGCCTGAAAACCGGCGGGGAAGGAAGCACGATCCTGTTACGTTTTCAGCCTGCCAAAGAACTCTCTTACCTGCAGATTGAGGCTAAGAAGCATGTTCGTTCTCCCTTTCCGATCAGGGTATACTGGTCCAAAGACGGTGAAACCTTCTCTGAAACAAACATGATCGAAATCCAGGCGATTCCTGAATCTGTTGCCTGGTCCGGAACCATTCCCGAAGATGAATATGCCGCGCTGAAGATCGAGATGGATAACAAGATGACCATCCGCTTCCTGAAATGTCGGGCAGAAGTAAAGGAAAAAGTTCCTGTCCGGGAACAGATGCGCCTCTGGCGGATTGGCATAATGATTCCGGGGCTTTTCCTGATCCTGTCTCTGCTGTGCTGGTTCCGAACCGGAAAGCGTCTGACAGCTGCCGTACAGCAAATGATTTCTTTCCTGAAAGAATCAGGCTGGAGAACGCCGCTCCGTTTCATCATTTTTCTGACGCTGAGTTTCCTGGCGTATGTTTTGATCAGATGGCTGATATCCGGTGCCTTTTTCGGAAAGGTGAATGTTCCACAGCAGCTTTTCTGCATCCTGGCAGGGTTGACCGCCGGACTGCTCCTTTCTTTTCCCAAAACACTCGGAAGGAAACCGGAAAGGCTGTTTGTGCTGTTCTGCCTGCTTTCCGGCTGGATGATCCTATATTTATTTCCTAACGATCTGACTGTCAACTGGGACATGGAATATCATTTTGAACAAACACATTTATATTCCTATCTCGGAGAGGAACGGCTCACAAATCCGGATATGTCAATCATATTTATGGAGGGAAGCCATGATTCCTTTGAATGGGAAGAGCGAATCAAATCCCAGGAATCACAACAGGAACAGTATGAACTAGGCGTTTTTTATACAGAACGGAAGGGACTGATGCTGAACAGCATCTATGAAATATTCCCTGCAGCCGGTATGTATATGGGGCGTCTGCTGCACTTGTCCTGGCCCTGGACCATGTATTTTGCCAAGCTGTTCAATCTGCTGACCGTTGCCGCATGTGGTTTCTTTGCTATCCGCCGTCTGAAAAACGGCAAAATGATTCTGGCCTGTGTAATGCTGATCCCGACAAATATATTCCTGGCCTCTGTTTTCTCTTATGACCACGGCGTTACATCCTTTATGGCTCTCGGACTGAGTTATTATTTTGCCGAATGGCAGGAAGCAGAGAAGAAGCTAACTTACCGGAATGCCTTTGTCATTCTTGGAAGCCTGACCATTGCTCTGCTCACAAAAGCATTCTATGCTCCGGTCCTGCTTTTTACAGCGATTATGCCCCGAGGTAAATGGGCGGAGAGCAGGGAAGAGAAACTTCAATACATTTCAAGGAAAAGATATTTTCTTTTCTCAGGCCTTGTTCTGTTGATCAGCCTGATACCATATATTCTGCCGCTGCTCCAGGGTAACGTTGTGACGGATATGAGAGGCGGTACTTCAACAACTCCGATGGAACAGATCCGTTTTATTCTGGAAGATCCGTTACGGTACCTCCAGATTATGTTCAATTGCCAAAAAGAGTGTTTTAACCCTGCCAACAGTGCGGGAATTCTGACGTTCTTTGCATATGAAGGGATTGGCCCGGGATGGCAGGTTCTTTGCGTTCTGCTGGCATTGGTTGCTTTGACGGATAAGAAACCCTCGGACCGTCTGCTGGAGAGAAAACCGTTTATCCGTATTCTGGGTCTTTTCCTGTTCTATATCAGCACGTGTATTATTTGCTTCTGCCTGTATATTACCTTTACAGAAGTTGGGGCGTCCTATATAAACGGTGTTCAGTGCAGGTATTTCCTTCCGTTTGTATTTCCGGTACTGATGCTGGCAGCTTCCGGCTTTGCTGCGAAGATGATCAATGTTGACAGGGAATGGAAGCAACAACTGTATAACGGAATTGCATATTCCGTTTCCCTGATCGTTCTGTTTATCAATATTTATATAAACTGTATCAGTAAATTCAGCTGA
- a CDS encoding amino acid ABC transporter permease has protein sequence MTRTSIRDMLYEAPGPKAQRRIRLFTVLALLLLAAFLAVIIRQFTVTGQFAEKYWAFFTKLTTWRFLGEGLLTTLEAALTGSLIAFALGFLLMRGKLRRNPVIRTVSTALIEFTRGVPTLLFIYFFFLVVPKTGWKPSAFWKITLPCAISACGVVAEALRSGVNAVPKGQTEAALSLGLTETRLFYRVVFPQAFRFVIPSLIAELVIVLKDTTFAYIVTCADLMQNAKVLISNYDAMLSVYLVVAVIYILINYMLNKVSDRLALKLRRTPAEGSKA, from the coding sequence ATGACGCGTACTTCGATCCGGGATATGCTGTATGAAGCGCCTGGCCCGAAGGCGCAAAGACGAATCCGTTTATTCACTGTGCTGGCACTGCTTCTGCTGGCAGCGTTTCTTGCTGTGATTATCCGACAGTTTACAGTGACCGGGCAGTTTGCTGAAAAATACTGGGCCTTTTTTACCAAACTGACAACCTGGCGCTTTCTGGGAGAAGGTCTGCTGACCACCCTGGAGGCAGCACTGACAGGCTCGCTGATTGCTTTTGCTCTTGGATTTCTGCTGATGAGGGGGAAGCTGCGCAGGAATCCTGTTATTCGGACTGTGAGTACCGCTCTGATTGAATTTACCCGTGGAGTACCAACCCTGCTTTTTATCTATTTCTTCTTCCTTGTGGTGCCCAAAACCGGATGGAAACCGAGTGCTTTCTGGAAGATTACACTTCCCTGTGCTATTTCTGCCTGCGGTGTTGTAGCGGAAGCCCTGCGCTCCGGCGTCAATGCTGTACCGAAGGGACAGACGGAAGCAGCGCTTTCCTTGGGACTGACTGAGACACGGCTTTTCTATAGAGTGGTTTTTCCCCAGGCCTTCCGGTTTGTGATCCCGTCTTTGATTGCAGAACTGGTAATCGTGCTGAAGGATACAACATTTGCCTACATTGTTACCTGCGCCGACCTGATGCAGAACGCAAAAGTCCTGATCTCCAATTATGACGCGATGCTTTCTGTATATCTGGTTGTTGCTGTGATTTATATCCTGATCAATTATATGCTGAATAAGGTTTCCGACCGCCTGGCGCTGAAGCTCAGACGGACACCGGCAGAAGGGAGCAAAGCATGA
- a CDS encoding NAD(P)-binding domain-containing protein, with protein sequence MNTGIIGYGSMGKMLLEKFSDAGIAPENLYVFNRTEEKLAGIGKTATVCHSTKELAAGCDIVFLCVLPSAIKAVLEDIRSEVKEDCLLVSLNGSVTFEQMERIAKHKMAKVIPSVTAEINKSQTLVCYNELANATDRKTLELLLGYIGNVIELPEREMGMGSELVSCMPGFIASVFDVICKAAGEHTEIPYDQVVRMVLNTMCATGELMLKKGMSFDKVVARVATKGGITEEGTRVIYEQFPGTADQLFEKTLVKRKLTAECAEDYFR encoded by the coding sequence ATGAACACAGGGATTATCGGTTACGGAAGCATGGGAAAGATGCTGCTGGAGAAGTTCTCTGATGCAGGAATTGCCCCGGAGAATCTGTATGTTTTCAACCGAACGGAGGAAAAGCTTGCGGGCATCGGAAAAACGGCCACTGTGTGTCACAGCACCAAAGAACTGGCGGCAGGCTGTGATATCGTTTTTCTCTGTGTTCTGCCTTCCGCCATCAAAGCTGTGCTGGAAGACATCCGGTCGGAAGTAAAGGAAGACTGCCTGCTTGTTTCACTGAACGGCAGTGTGACTTTTGAGCAGATGGAGAGAATTGCAAAGCATAAAATGGCGAAAGTGATTCCGAGCGTCACCGCTGAAATTAACAAATCACAGACGCTGGTTTGCTATAATGAGCTGGCGAATGCGACGGACAGGAAAACCCTGGAGCTTCTGCTCGGATATATCGGCAATGTGATTGAATTGCCGGAGAGGGAAATGGGCATGGGGTCCGAACTGGTCAGCTGCATGCCCGGCTTTATCGCGTCAGTTTTCGATGTAATCTGTAAGGCGGCCGGCGAACATACAGAGATCCCATATGATCAGGTGGTCCGGATGGTGCTGAATACCATGTGCGCCACGGGAGAACTGATGCTGAAAAAGGGAATGTCCTTTGACAAGGTTGTGGCCAGGGTGGCTACAAAGGGAGGAATTACCGAGGAGGGAACCAGGGTAATCTATGAACAGTTCCCGGGAACCGCTGATCAGCTGTTTGAAAAAACGCTGGTCAAAAGAAAACTGACGGCAGAATGCGCCGAAGATTACTTCAGGTAA
- a CDS encoding amino acid ABC transporter ATP-binding protein — translation MSQSEMPVIELKNVNKHYGELHVLKDVSLSVRQGEVVVIIGPSGSGKSTLCRTINRLETIDSGEILIEGEPLPQEGKKLAGLRSRIGMVFQSFNLFAHMSILDNVTLAPTDVLKVPRKKAQAEAMKLLERVGVADQANKVPAQLSGGQQQRAAIARALAMHPKAMLFDEPTSALDPEMIGEVLNVMTELASEGMTMLIVTHEMNFARQVADRVIFMDDGKIVEENTPEEFFEHPVSERAQNFLSTIRNH, via the coding sequence ATGAGTCAGTCAGAAATGCCTGTGATTGAACTGAAAAATGTGAATAAGCATTATGGAGAACTGCACGTTCTGAAAGACGTATCGCTGAGTGTCAGACAGGGAGAAGTTGTGGTGATTATCGGACCATCCGGTTCCGGAAAATCAACACTGTGCCGTACGATTAACCGCCTGGAAACCATTGACAGCGGAGAAATCCTCATTGAGGGAGAACCACTTCCTCAGGAAGGAAAGAAACTGGCTGGGCTTCGATCCAGAATCGGGATGGTTTTTCAATCCTTCAATCTTTTCGCACATATGAGTATACTGGACAATGTTACGCTTGCACCGACAGATGTACTGAAAGTTCCCCGTAAGAAAGCACAGGCGGAGGCAATGAAACTGCTGGAACGGGTCGGAGTGGCCGACCAGGCGAACAAGGTGCCTGCCCAGCTGTCCGGCGGTCAGCAGCAGCGTGCTGCCATAGCAAGGGCGCTGGCGATGCATCCGAAAGCCATGCTGTTCGATGAACCGACCAGCGCACTGGATCCGGAAATGATCGGCGAAGTGCTGAACGTGATGACAGAGCTCGCGTCAGAAGGTATGACTATGCTGATTGTGACACATGAAATGAACTTTGCACGCCAGGTGGCAGACCGTGTCATTTTTATGGATGACGGAAAGATTGTTGAGGAGAATACGCCTGAAGAGTTTTTCGAGCATCCGGTATCAGAACGGGCACAGAATTTCCTGAGCACAATCAGGAATCATTGA
- a CDS encoding substrate-binding domain-containing protein, producing the protein MKKLVALILALALTLGCAAAMADKIGYTCMDGTNPFFVALEAAIREVVEANGDELISLDPQNSNEKQIAQIEDMISNGVVAMFVNPVDKDGIIAGLDKLKEANIPMFGFDTEVADMSYLVTYAGSDNYNAGKVCGEDLVAKLPDGGPIIVLDSPTMQSVVDRTNGFLEAIDGKGFEVVFQKDCMGNQEQGNLNGTDALIAHPDAVAIFGGNDPTALGAAAAAEAAQSKALIYGVDGSPDIKALIAEGKVTGTGAQSPISIGKTIAELYYKWKAGETVEARYPIATFMINSDNIADYNNGGWQ; encoded by the coding sequence ATGAAGAAACTGGTTGCCCTGATTTTGGCCCTCGCCCTGACGCTGGGCTGCGCTGCTGCTATGGCCGACAAGATCGGCTACACCTGTATGGATGGTACCAACCCCTTCTTCGTTGCACTGGAAGCCGCTATCCGTGAAGTAGTGGAAGCCAACGGCGATGAACTGATTTCCCTGGATCCCCAGAACAGCAATGAAAAACAGATTGCCCAGATCGAAGACATGATCTCCAACGGTGTTGTGGCTATGTTCGTCAACCCCGTTGACAAGGACGGCATCATCGCCGGCCTGGACAAACTGAAGGAAGCCAACATCCCCATGTTCGGTTTCGACACCGAAGTGGCTGACATGTCCTACCTGGTAACCTACGCCGGCTCCGATAACTACAACGCCGGTAAGGTCTGCGGTGAAGACCTGGTAGCCAAGCTGCCCGACGGCGGCCCCATCATCGTGCTGGATTCTCCCACAATGCAGTCCGTTGTGGACCGCACCAACGGCTTCCTCGAAGCCATCGACGGCAAGGGCTTTGAAGTGGTCTTCCAGAAGGACTGCATGGGCAACCAGGAACAGGGCAATCTGAACGGTACTGACGCCCTGATCGCCCATCCGGACGCTGTCGCCATCTTCGGCGGAAATGACCCCACTGCTCTGGGTGCTGCCGCTGCCGCGGAAGCTGCTCAGTCCAAGGCTCTGATCTACGGCGTTGACGGTTCTCCCGACATCAAGGCCCTGATCGCTGAAGGCAAAGTTACCGGTACCGGCGCTCAGTCCCCGATCTCCATCGGCAAGACCATCGCTGAACTGTACTACAAGTGGAAGGCCGGCGAAACTGTGGAAGCCCGTTATCCGATCGCTACCTTCATGATCAACTCTGACAATATCGCTGATTACAACAACGGCGGATGGCAGTAA
- a CDS encoding glutamate ABC transporter substrate-binding protein: protein MKKLISLILVLILTLAAVSAALAEETAATPIDKEAFDALLAAGPVASDEAIAASTWATKVKEAGILRVGGTRTSFLFSQLDETDNGIRGFDAALYQLLARYILGDAGKFELTQVTSSTRESVLTEDQVDAVFATYSITPSRQEVISFAGPYYTSQQAILVKAGNAEITGVDGLAGKIVATQAGSTGPSILAEYAPEADVQEFEDDISARTAVEQGRADAYVTDYTLILNSIVKNPGVYAVAGDVFGPIDPYGIGLPKDSDGVAFVNDFLKTIVEDGTWAKIWKITLGDRTGIETAPEAPAID from the coding sequence ATGAAAAAGTTGATTTCCCTGATTCTGGTGCTTATACTGACCCTGGCTGCGGTTTCCGCTGCCCTGGCTGAAGAAACTGCTGCAACTCCTATCGACAAGGAAGCTTTTGACGCCCTGCTGGCAGCAGGTCCCGTCGCTTCCGATGAAGCCATTGCCGCCAGCACCTGGGCCACAAAGGTGAAGGAAGCCGGAATTCTTCGTGTAGGCGGAACCCGGACCTCCTTCCTTTTCAGCCAGCTGGACGAAACAGATAACGGTATCCGCGGATTTGACGCGGCACTGTATCAGCTGCTGGCCAGGTACATTCTGGGCGATGCCGGAAAGTTTGAACTGACCCAGGTCACCTCTTCCACGCGGGAATCTGTGCTGACTGAAGATCAGGTGGATGCGGTTTTCGCAACCTACTCCATTACTCCTTCCCGCCAGGAAGTGATTTCTTTTGCCGGTCCATACTACACTTCCCAGCAGGCAATCCTGGTGAAAGCCGGAAACGCGGAGATTACCGGAGTGGACGGACTGGCAGGAAAGATCGTTGCCACACAGGCAGGATCCACGGGACCGAGCATTCTTGCCGAATACGCGCCTGAAGCAGACGTCCAGGAGTTTGAAGATGACATCTCTGCCCGCACTGCCGTTGAGCAGGGCCGTGCAGACGCTTATGTGACAGACTATACCCTGATCCTGAATTCCATCGTGAAGAATCCCGGTGTATACGCAGTGGCCGGAGACGTGTTTGGCCCGATTGATCCCTACGGCATCGGACTTCCCAAGGATTCTGACGGCGTGGCGTTTGTCAATGATTTCCTGAAGACGATTGTTGAAGACGGAACCTGGGCAAAGATCTGGAAGATCACCCTGGGTGACCGCACCGGTATTGAAACCGCTCCGGAAGCTCCGGCGATCGACTAA
- a CDS encoding MerR family transcriptional regulator, translating to MLKIGDFSKLSRVSIRMLRHYDDIGLLKPAEIDHFTGYRYYREEQLFTIGRINALKDMGFALADIIRMLEVHDDPEKMDAFLSAREKELSELSKETEYKLMLLETARKRLREEQIMKYDVTVKTIPERYAATVQMVVPHYEDEGKLWGMMAECKTPLIPAEPCLAAAEFLDKEYKEENVEIKVWMTVKGTYEDTEHVKFKTLPAVKVASCIIKGSYDQMGDATATVASWINGNGYEVNGPMFNIYHVSPAQTQNPEEYVTEVCFPIG from the coding sequence ATGCTTAAAATCGGAGATTTTTCAAAATTATCCAGAGTAAGTATCAGAATGCTTCGCCACTATGACGACATCGGACTGCTGAAACCCGCAGAGATTGATCACTTTACCGGATACCGGTATTACCGTGAGGAACAGCTGTTCACCATCGGCAGGATCAACGCCCTGAAAGATATGGGCTTCGCACTGGCAGATATTATCCGGATGCTGGAGGTTCATGACGATCCGGAAAAGATGGACGCGTTCCTGTCCGCAAGGGAAAAGGAACTGTCTGAACTGTCAAAGGAGACGGAGTATAAGCTGATGCTTCTGGAAACAGCCAGGAAACGGCTGAGAGAGGAGCAGATTATGAAATATGACGTTACAGTAAAAACCATACCTGAAAGATACGCGGCCACGGTGCAGATGGTGGTTCCCCATTATGAGGATGAGGGGAAACTCTGGGGTATGATGGCGGAGTGCAAAACGCCGCTGATACCCGCGGAACCCTGCCTGGCGGCAGCTGAGTTCCTGGACAAGGAATACAAGGAAGAAAACGTGGAAATCAAGGTCTGGATGACCGTGAAGGGCACGTATGAGGATACGGAGCACGTGAAGTTTAAAACCCTTCCGGCGGTCAAGGTAGCCAGCTGCATCATCAAGGGAAGCTATGACCAGATGGGAGACGCGACGGCTACGGTCGCGTCCTGGATCAATGGAAACGGGTATGAAGTGAACGGACCCATGTTCAATATCTATCATGTGAGTCCGGCGCAGACACAGAACCCGGAAGAATATGTGACAGAGGTCTGTTTCCCGATCGGATAA
- a CDS encoding amino acid ABC transporter permease produces MSIQALLTEYGDKYLQALLTTWRLTAISFAAAFLIGVVVTVLRVCPIRPLRLFGDFYVQIFRNIPGAALLILLVYALPYLQVVLPYDVCVITATILIPSAFCSEHLMSGMNTIAPGQIEAARALGLTFFQMIRRIIIPQALRSTVLPMTNLLVATMLTTSLASQVPMRPHDLTGIVSYINTRAAGGVTAFVISAVLYCATALVIGRVGSLIDRKVRILR; encoded by the coding sequence ATGAGCATACAGGCACTGCTGACTGAATACGGAGACAAATATCTTCAGGCGCTTCTGACCACATGGCGCCTGACTGCGATCTCCTTTGCCGCGGCATTTCTGATCGGTGTTGTGGTTACCGTGCTGCGGGTGTGCCCCATCAGGCCTTTGCGCCTCTTCGGGGATTTTTATGTTCAGATATTCAGGAATATTCCCGGTGCAGCACTGCTTATACTGCTGGTATACGCGCTTCCATATCTTCAGGTCGTACTTCCGTATGATGTATGCGTCATTACAGCAACAATCCTGATTCCATCCGCTTTCTGTTCCGAACACCTGATGAGCGGAATGAATACGATCGCACCGGGGCAGATCGAAGCCGCAAGGGCTCTCGGTCTGACCTTTTTTCAGATGATCCGCAGAATCATTATCCCGCAGGCACTCCGTTCCACAGTGCTTCCAATGACCAACCTGCTTGTTGCCACCATGCTGACCACTTCCCTGGCGTCCCAGGTACCGATGCGTCCTCATGATCTGACAGGGATTGTGTCGTATATCAATACCCGTGCTGCCGGAGGTGTGACTGCGTTTGTCATTTCGGCAGTGCTTTATTGTGCTACGGCACTGGTGATCGGACGGGTGGGCAGCCTGATTGACAGAAAAGTGAGGATCCTCAGATGA
- a CDS encoding gamma-glutamyl-gamma-aminobutyrate hydrolase family protein — MLKIALPTLMTDCIINNYMDALVRSGAQPEVGTDIHPEECDGLLLPGGIDLNPALYGQAAAPETEYNDKLDDLQLNVLRRFLDLGKPVFGICRGHQLINVALGGSLIQDLPTSENHKHIRVGEDRVHTCTAEPDSFIAKIYGTGFSVNSSHHQGVDRPGDGLRVVLHAQDGVVEAAEHKTLPIWSVQFHPERMCYTHKREDTVDGSLLFSFFLEKCRKQNQ; from the coding sequence ATGCTGAAGATCGCATTACCCACACTGATGACTGACTGCATCATCAATAACTATATGGATGCCTTGGTCCGTTCAGGTGCACAGCCTGAAGTCGGCACAGATATACATCCGGAAGAATGCGATGGCCTGCTGCTGCCCGGCGGTATTGATCTGAATCCCGCTCTCTATGGGCAGGCTGCTGCGCCGGAAACAGAATATAATGATAAGCTTGATGATCTGCAGCTGAACGTACTCCGCCGGTTTCTGGATCTTGGTAAGCCGGTTTTCGGCATTTGCCGTGGTCATCAGTTGATTAACGTCGCACTCGGCGGATCGCTGATTCAGGATCTGCCCACGTCGGAAAACCATAAGCATATCCGCGTTGGTGAAGACCGGGTTCATACCTGTACTGCGGAACCTGATTCATTCATTGCTAAAATATATGGAACCGGCTTCTCCGTAAACAGTTCCCATCATCAGGGAGTGGACAGGCCGGGGGACGGACTCCGTGTTGTGCTGCATGCTCAGGATGGTGTTGTCGAAGCGGCAGAACACAAAACGCTCCCGATCTGGAGCGTTCAGTTTCATCCCGAGCGGATGTGTTATACCCACAAAAGAGAAGACACCGTTGACGGCAGTCTCCTTTTCAGTTTCTTTCTTGAGAAATGCAGAAAACAGAATCAATGA
- a CDS encoding YbaK/EbsC family protein, translating to MAFEKAKAYLEGFGLGDKIIVTEHSSATVAEAAQAIGCEEAMIAKTLSFLQEDQPVLILADGTARIDNRKYKDRFGCKAKMIPADLVESLIGHAIGGVCPFGANEGISVYLDESLRRHEIVYPAVGNDHSGVKLTIPELEKCSGFLEWVDVCKQPE from the coding sequence ATGGCATTTGAGAAAGCGAAAGCATACCTTGAAGGCTTCGGCCTGGGAGACAAAATCATTGTAACGGAGCACAGCAGCGCCACCGTCGCGGAAGCGGCACAAGCCATTGGCTGTGAGGAAGCAATGATCGCGAAAACCCTTTCCTTCCTGCAGGAAGATCAGCCCGTGCTGATCCTGGCGGACGGCACAGCCCGCATTGACAACCGGAAGTATAAAGATCGCTTTGGCTGCAAGGCAAAAATGATCCCTGCGGATCTGGTGGAGTCCCTCATCGGACATGCCATCGGCGGTGTATGCCCCTTTGGTGCAAATGAGGGTATCAGCGTCTATCTGGATGAAAGTCTCCGCCGGCATGAGATCGTCTATCCTGCTGTGGGTAATGATCACAGCGGCGTAAAGCTTACCATTCCGGAATTGGAGAAATGCAGCGGGTTCCTGGAATGGGTGGACGTCTGCAAGCAGCCGGAATAA